One window of the Anomaloglossus baeobatrachus isolate aAnoBae1 chromosome 12, aAnoBae1.hap1, whole genome shotgun sequence genome contains the following:
- the SLC39A1 gene encoding zinc transporter ZIP1 — protein MEVNPASAVWSLGREAASLSMAGLEVKLGSLVTLLLLTLISGLAPLFLFRRQAAPDILGSRRRALSLISCFSGGVFLATCLLDLLPDYISGMNDALMRLNITLQFPLQEFVLAMGFFLVLVLEQIVLSYKEQPGWSEETHSLLGADSRIPYTEQPHVHVDVNAHSAVRAGVLVMSLSLHSVLEGLAVGLLQESGKVLETCLALLIHKCIISFSLTLKLAQGRLRPRVILSCLLLFAFMTPLGIGLGIVLTENTDPIHQLTRSVLEGIATGTFLYITFLEILPHELTAGDQRIVKVIVILCGFSVITAILFIKI, from the exons ATGGAGGTGAACCCCGCCAGTGCGGTGTGGAGCCTGGGCCGGGAGGCCGCCTCTCTCTCTATGGCCGGTCTGGAGGTGAAGCTGGGATCTCTGGTGACTTTGCTGCTCCTGACCCTCATCAGTGGCTTGGCCCCACTCTTCCTCTTCAGACGGCAGGCAGCCCCCGACATCTTGG GCAGCCGTCGCAGGGCGCTGAGTCTGATCAGCTGCTTCTCGGGGGGAGTCTTCCTGGCCACCTGCTTGCTAGATCTGCTGCCCGATTACATTTCGGGGATGAACGACGCCCTCATGAGGCTGAATATAACC CTCCAGTTCCCCCTGCAGGAATTTGTCCTGGCCATGGGCTTCTTCCTGGTCCTGGTCCTGGAGCAGATTGTGCTGAGTTACAAGGAGCAGCCGGGGTGGTCGGAGGAGACGCACTCCCTCCTGGGCGCTGACTCCCGGATTCCTTACACGGAGCAGCCGCATGTCCACGTGGATGTGAACGCTCACTCTGCCGTGCGGGCCGGGGTCCTGGTCATGTCTCTCTCCTTACACTCTGTGTTGGAGGGTTTGGCCGTGGGGCTCCTGCAGGAGAGCGGGAAGGTGCTGGAGACTTGTCTGGCGCTGCTCATTCACAAGTGCATCATCTCCTTCAGCCTGACCCTGAAGCTGGCACAGGGCCGCCTTCGCCCGCGGGTCATCCTCTCCTGCCTCCTTCTCTTCGCCTTCATGACCCCTCTGGGCATCGGACTTGGCATTGTGCTGACAGAGAACACAGACCCCATACACCAGCTGACCCGCAGCGTCCTGGAGGGCATCGCCACAGGGACCTTCCTGTACATTACTTTCTTGGAGATTCTGCCCCATGAGCTAACCGCCGGAGACCAGCGCATCGTCAAGGTCATCGTCATACTGTGCGGTTTCTCTGTCATCACCGCCATCCTATTCATCAAGATCTGA
- the TDRKH gene encoding tudor and KH domain-containing protein, with protein sequence MERWSGLSTRQKVAVTMGVSAGAVLMYACYTRYRTAPEHRPDELQVTIPQYSAGVIIGQASPDTRGDRKLTVKGSPAQVCQAEQRQHEILQNGASLRVDLHFPTTSMGRIIGQGGERIREITRSSGAKIVCERRTENNQAAPTRRVTVTGTKEQVEAAKTLLQNASEEEATVQRRAAESSTFRSRRKEIIAVKKTDRQRPQEEEKQPPPMEAPQTMYSAEDDPSAQESMANCTYSICKFEVPSPDFSFRADEYVDVYVSAAENPEHFWVQFLGSRSSQLDKLTLEMSDHYRGRKRGAVPEIQVGDIVAAPFHVDEFWYRAKVLGFLKNGTVDLYYVDYGDNWATAREELHPLRSDFLSLTFQAVECRLSGVAPSGGAWSDQALDAFDALSHCAEWKPLLAKISSFPSPGVSRCFQIQLYDPCSDPMVNVGLELIRQGHAIECQVSSTKGDEEQSLVVGVLTTVSNLPVGSDLDNFSSRTEEGRLASDGSIEMIREDVIPSPECQQSGISTPTSCPESVEEEDNLEQSISKLHLSESDHPVTSSPCTAASSENMSACSASPEASGEASGSSSTCTASEGLSFVSSPEDSSINSSEDTSINSPRGCFYYLTDESFTNSSREVIIISSSSEEDLVHTGEKKTARDSGALLSSSSDVIVIED encoded by the exons ATGGAGCGATGGAGCGGCCTCAGCACCAGGCAGAAGGTGGCCGTGACCATGGGAGTGTCAGCTGGAGCGGTACTAATGTATGCGTGCTACACCCGATACCGGACAG CCCCAGAACACAGACCAGATGAGCTGCAGGTGACCATCCCCCAATACTCCGCAGGGGTTATCATTGGGCAGGCGTCGCCAGACACCAGAGGAGACCGCAAGCTGACTGTTAAAGGCAGCCCTGCACAGGTGTGCCAGGCTGAGCAGCGGCAACACGAGATCCTACAGAATGGAGCTTCCCTGAGGGTGGATCTGCACTTTCCGACCACCTCTATGGGCCGCATCATAG gacaaggtggtgagcggATCCGGGAAATAACCAGAAGTTCTGGTGCCAAAATCGTCTGTGAGCGGCGGACAGAGAACAACCAGGCTGCACCGACCCGACGAGTCACAGTCACCGGGACCAAGGAGCAAGTGGAGGCCGCCAAG ACCCTCCTCCAGAATGCATCAGAGGAGGAAGCCACTGTGCAGCGCAGAGCCGCAGAGTCCTCCACCTTCCGCTCACGCCGGAAAGAGATCATTGCTGTGaagaagacagacagacagcgccCCCAAGAGGAGGAAAAGCAGCCACCTCCCATGGAAGCTCCCCAAACCATGTACTCTGCAGAGGACGACCCATCGGCCCAAGAAAGTATGGCCAACTGCACCTACTCCATCTGCAAGTTTGAGG TACCGAGCCCGGACTTCAGCTTCCGAGCAGATGAGTACGTGGACGTCTACGTGTCGGCCGCGGAGAATCCCGAACACTTCTGGGTCCAGTTTCTGGGATCCCGTTCCTCACAGCTAGACAAATTGACCTTAGAGATGAGTGACCACTACCGGGGGCGGAAGAGG GGGGCAGTGCCGGAGATCCAGGTGGGTGACATTGTGGCCGCACCCTTCCATGTTGATGAGTTCTGGTACCGGGCAAAAGTTCTGGGTTTCCTGAAAAATGGAACCGTGGATTTGTACTACGTGGACTATGGCGACAACTGGGCCACGGCGAGAGAGGAGCTGCACCCGCTTCG GAGTGACTTTCTGAGTCTCACCTTCCAGGCTGTTGAATGCCGCCTCTCTGGTGTTGCTCCCAGTG GGGGGGCGTGGTCGGATCAGGCACTGGACGCTTTTGATGCTTTGTCGCACTGCGCTGAATGGAAGCCCCTGCTTGCCAAAATCTCCAGCTTCCCGTCTCCTGGCGTGTCTCGCTGCTTCCAGATCCAACTGTATGACCCCTGCAGTGACCCC ATGGTTAATGTCGGTCTGGAGCTGATCCGCCAGGGGCATGCCATCGAGTGCCAGGTGAGCTCAACGAAGGGCGATGAAGAGCAATCTCTGGTAGTTGGCGTCCTCACCACTG TCAGCAATCTGCCTGTGGGGTCCGACCTTGACAATTTCTCCAGCCGGACGGAGGAGGGGCGCCTGGCTTCTG ATGGATCTATTGAGATGATCCGAGAGGATGTGATTCCCAGCCCTGAGTGCCAGCAGAGTGGCATCTCCACCCCCACATCCTGCCCAGAATCGGTGGAAGAAGAGGACAACCTGGAGCAGAGCATCTCAAAACTGCATCTAAGTGAGAGCGACCATCCTGTGACCTCCAGTCCATGCACCGCTGCCTCCTCTGAGAACATGAGCGCCTGCAGCGCCTCGCCAGAGGCCTCGGGGGAGGCGTCTGGCTCTTCCTCCACCTGCACCGCCTCCGAGGGGCTGAGTTTTGTGTCCTCCCCGGAGGACAGCAGCATCAACTCCTCGGAGGACACCAGCATCAACTCCCCGCGCGGTTGTTTCTATTACCTGACCGATGAGTCGTTCACCAACTCCTCCAGAGAAGTCATCATAATCAGCTCCAGCAGCGAGGAAGACCTGGTCCACACGGGCGAGAAAAAGACTGCGAGGGATTCTG GCGCGCTCCTGAGCTccagcagtgatgtcatagtgatTGAGGATTAG